A genomic window from Haladaptatus caseinilyticus includes:
- a CDS encoding MaoC family dehydratase, whose product MTGLYYEEFEVGQMISHEKGRTISESDNQQFCDMTMNQQPLHLDAEFAGDTQFGERLVNGLYTMSLAVGLSIPDTTDGTIVANLSYDDVSHPKPVFHGDTIHAQSTITEKRETSDGERGVVTMHVEVFNQDDELVCEFKRTILSLKKPE is encoded by the coding sequence ATGACGGGGCTCTATTACGAGGAGTTCGAAGTCGGTCAAATGATCTCACACGAGAAAGGCCGCACGATAAGCGAGAGCGACAATCAACAGTTTTGCGACATGACGATGAACCAGCAACCGCTCCATCTGGATGCGGAGTTCGCCGGCGACACGCAGTTCGGCGAGCGACTGGTCAACGGACTCTACACGATGAGTCTCGCGGTCGGACTCTCGATTCCGGACACGACCGACGGAACCATCGTCGCAAACCTCTCCTACGATGATGTTTCACATCCGAAACCGGTGTTCCACGGCGATACGATCCACGCACAATCGACCATCACCGAAAAGCGCGAGACGAGCGACGGCGAGCGCGGCGTCGTTACGATGCACGTCGAAGTGTTCAATCAGGACGACGAACTCGTGTGTGAGTTCAAGCGCACGATTCTCTCGCTCAAGAAACCGGAATGA
- the gdhB gene encoding glutamate dehydrogenase GdhB, with protein MSATGKQKEEEPETAAETARRQLERAAAHLDVERGIIERLKHPDQVHRVSVPLKRDDGDTEIFTGYRAQHDSVRGPFKGGMRYHPGVTEEECTGLSMWMTWKCAVMNLPFGGAKGGIVVNPKELSTEEKERLTRRFAEELRDFIGPMRDIPAPDMGTDAQTMAWFMDAYSMQEGETQPGVVTGKPPVVGGSYGREESPGRSVAIIAREACEYYDYPLEDTTIAIQGFGSVGANAALSLHEWGANVVAVSDVNGAIYDPDGLDIDDIPTHEEQPEAVTTYDAPQKVSNDELLELDVDVLIPAAIGNVLTESNAHEVKADIVVEGANGPTTTTADEIMEKRGIHVIPDILANAGGVTVSYFEWLQDINRRQWSLERVNDELESEMLNAWNDVRAEVETRDVTWRDAAYIVGLSRISEAHQARGLWP; from the coding sequence ATGTCAGCAACTGGGAAACAGAAGGAAGAGGAACCGGAGACGGCGGCAGAGACGGCGCGGCGGCAACTCGAACGCGCCGCGGCACACCTCGACGTCGAGCGTGGAATCATCGAACGGCTGAAACATCCCGATCAAGTCCACCGAGTTTCGGTACCGCTCAAGCGAGATGACGGCGATACGGAAATTTTCACCGGTTATCGTGCGCAACACGATAGCGTCCGCGGGCCGTTCAAGGGTGGCATGCGATATCACCCGGGAGTGACCGAAGAAGAATGTACCGGTCTCTCGATGTGGATGACGTGGAAGTGTGCCGTCATGAACCTCCCGTTCGGCGGCGCGAAAGGCGGAATCGTCGTGAACCCGAAGGAGCTGAGCACCGAGGAAAAGGAGCGACTTACGCGACGCTTCGCCGAAGAACTCCGCGACTTCATCGGCCCGATGCGCGACATTCCTGCACCGGACATGGGAACCGACGCGCAGACGATGGCGTGGTTCATGGACGCCTACTCGATGCAGGAAGGGGAAACCCAACCCGGTGTCGTCACGGGCAAACCGCCGGTTGTCGGTGGCTCCTACGGGCGCGAAGAGTCCCCCGGACGCTCGGTCGCAATCATCGCACGGGAAGCGTGTGAGTACTACGATTACCCACTCGAAGATACGACCATCGCCATTCAAGGGTTCGGAAGTGTCGGCGCGAACGCTGCACTCTCGCTTCACGAATGGGGTGCAAACGTCGTCGCAGTCTCCGACGTGAACGGTGCGATTTACGACCCCGATGGGTTGGATATCGACGACATCCCGACGCACGAAGAACAGCCGGAAGCGGTCACGACCTACGACGCACCGCAGAAGGTCTCCAACGATGAACTCCTCGAACTCGACGTGGACGTGCTCATCCCGGCGGCAATCGGTAACGTTCTCACCGAGTCGAATGCCCACGAGGTCAAAGCGGACATCGTCGTCGAGGGAGCGAACGGCCCGACGACGACCACCGCGGACGAAATCATGGAAAAGCGTGGCATCCACGTTATTCCCGACATCCTCGCCAACGCGGGCGGCGTGACGGTGTCGTACTTCGAATGGCTGCAGGACATCAATCGCCGTCAGTGGTCGCTCGAACGCGTCAACGATGAACTCGAATCCGAGATGCTCAACGCGTGGAACGACGTGCGCGCCGAAGTGGAAACGCGCGACGTGACGTGGCGTGATGCGGCGTACATCGTTGGCCTCTCACGTATCTCGGAAGCGCATCAGGCGCGCGGACTCTGGCCATAG
- a CDS encoding outer membrane protein assembly factor BamB family protein, which produces MKDENTRDSAANRREFDTTGYSFESEDNTDGIDVSATGEFQFDQVVTRGDTTVSRSVEWSFECSETTDDMHREGSETNDGTTATREDVKRFVSDGGCDSKSDRVAPDGGVDEQGRSFEADATPTPATGGKPPKGELDGETVHARWYAQVGGPVETAPIVRDGSVYVGTENGFVCDIDHRDGVSNWLFQAPNAVGTPEVGDDGRIYVGDRSGNLFALDSASGAREWRFETNAGLEVSPSLLGDTLYVAARDGQVFGLDAQTGDKRVSFRSPARALTSLRIAGNTLYATGLDGGLFAHDITDGTEQFRFAPSLAIAGAPEVVDDTAYVGTVDGDRVYAIDATTGETKWRHRLDAGVWSSPVVVGGIVYVGCADGNVYALDAREGTVRWRVQTGARVWGTPVVTNELMYVTNDDGFVFALDRADGRVRWQYHVQDSLVASPTVGRHGVYVGDVTGTVYAFPR; this is translated from the coding sequence ATGAAGGACGAAAACACGCGAGACTCGGCGGCGAATCGACGTGAGTTCGATACGACAGGATATTCGTTCGAATCCGAGGATAATACCGACGGTATCGACGTGAGTGCGACCGGCGAATTTCAGTTCGACCAGGTGGTCACCCGAGGGGACACCACAGTTTCGCGGAGCGTCGAATGGTCGTTCGAGTGTTCCGAGACGACCGACGATATGCATCGTGAGGGTTCCGAAACGAACGACGGTACGACGGCGACCCGCGAAGACGTGAAGCGGTTCGTCTCGGACGGCGGCTGCGACTCGAAGTCGGACCGAGTCGCACCAGACGGTGGCGTGGACGAGCAAGGGAGGTCGTTCGAAGCGGACGCGACTCCGACGCCAGCGACGGGCGGGAAACCACCAAAAGGCGAACTCGACGGAGAGACGGTTCATGCACGCTGGTACGCACAGGTCGGTGGCCCCGTCGAAACCGCACCCATCGTCCGAGACGGGTCGGTGTACGTCGGCACCGAAAACGGGTTCGTCTGTGACATCGACCATCGAGACGGCGTGAGCAACTGGCTGTTTCAGGCGCCCAACGCCGTCGGAACGCCCGAGGTCGGCGACGACGGACGAATCTACGTTGGTGACCGCAGCGGAAACTTGTTCGCGCTCGACTCGGCAAGCGGTGCACGCGAGTGGCGGTTCGAAACGAACGCCGGTCTCGAAGTGTCCCCCTCACTCCTCGGGGACACCCTCTACGTCGCGGCGCGAGACGGACAGGTGTTCGGTCTCGATGCGCAGACCGGTGACAAGCGGGTTTCGTTCCGCAGTCCGGCACGAGCACTCACCTCGCTTCGAATCGCTGGCAACACCCTGTACGCGACCGGTCTCGACGGTGGTCTCTTCGCCCACGATATCACTGACGGAACGGAGCAGTTCCGGTTTGCCCCGTCCCTCGCAATCGCCGGTGCGCCGGAAGTCGTCGATGACACGGCTTACGTCGGCACCGTCGATGGCGACAGGGTGTACGCTATCGATGCCACGACCGGGGAAACGAAGTGGCGTCATCGCCTGGATGCGGGCGTTTGGTCGTCTCCGGTCGTCGTCGGTGGCATCGTCTACGTCGGGTGTGCCGATGGCAACGTCTACGCGTTGGACGCCCGCGAAGGGACCGTCCGATGGCGCGTCCAGACCGGCGCTCGTGTTTGGGGAACGCCGGTCGTTACGAACGAACTGATGTACGTTACCAACGACGATGGCTTCGTGTTCGCGCTCGACCGGGCTGACGGTCGTGTTCGGTGGCAGTACCACGTACAGGATTCACTCGTCGCCTCGCCGACGGTCGGACGACACGGCGTCTATGTCGGTGACGTGACCGGAACGGTGTACGCCTTCCCACGATAG
- a CDS encoding DUF5658 family protein translates to MSYRRRRLPTRLRRAILPGLGTFERLLWVFVFVVLVGDLLTTYVGLNAGLTESNPVARSALSRFGFVALVGLKAFSLTVGVICRRFVPREYVALVPAGLALPWTIAVLVNLSLFVSF, encoded by the coding sequence ATGAGCTACCGACGACGACGGTTACCTACGCGACTTCGACGCGCGATTCTTCCCGGCCTCGGTACGTTCGAGCGACTGCTGTGGGTATTCGTGTTCGTCGTCCTGGTCGGTGACCTACTGACGACGTACGTCGGCTTGAACGCCGGTTTGACTGAATCGAATCCCGTCGCGCGCAGTGCGCTCTCACGGTTTGGGTTCGTGGCGCTCGTCGGACTGAAGGCGTTTTCGCTCACGGTTGGAGTCATCTGCCGACGGTTCGTCCCGCGGGAGTACGTTGCGCTCGTTCCTGCGGGACTCGCGCTTCCGTGGACGATTGCCGTACTCGTCAACCTCTCCCTGTTCGTCAGCTTTTGA
- a CDS encoding Glu/Leu/Phe/Val family dehydrogenase, with product MSEQANPFESLQEQIDDAAEYIDASPDVLERLKHPERVLETNLSVEMDDGSIEVFKAFRSQFNGDRGPYKGGIRYHPNVSRDEVKALSGWMVYKTAVVDIPYGGGKGGIVIDPDEYSEDELERITRSFAKELRPIIGEDRDIPAPDVNTGQREMNWIKDTYETLENTTAPGVITGKALDSGGSEGRVEATGRSTMLTAREAFDYLGKEMEGASVAVQGYGNAGWIAAKLLENLGAKIVAVSDSSGAIYNDDGLHAIDVKDHKNETGSVSGYAGASEEMSNEDLLTLDVDLLVPAALENAIDGDLAKEVQADVVVEAANGPLTPDADDVLTERDVHVFPDILANAGGVTVSYFEWVQNRQRFYWDEERVNDELESIIVSSFDDLTNAYEEHDLPNFRTAAYVVALQRVIDAYEESGNWP from the coding sequence ATGTCCGAACAAGCGAATCCGTTCGAGAGTCTGCAGGAACAAATCGATGACGCGGCCGAATACATCGACGCGTCCCCGGACGTTCTCGAACGGCTCAAACACCCCGAGCGCGTGCTCGAAACGAACCTCTCCGTCGAGATGGACGACGGTTCTATCGAGGTGTTCAAAGCGTTCCGCTCACAGTTCAACGGCGACCGCGGCCCGTACAAAGGCGGTATCCGGTACCACCCGAACGTCAGCCGTGACGAAGTGAAAGCGCTCTCCGGATGGATGGTATACAAAACCGCCGTCGTAGACATCCCGTACGGTGGCGGTAAGGGTGGCATCGTCATCGACCCTGACGAGTATAGCGAGGACGAACTCGAACGAATCACTCGGTCGTTCGCCAAGGAACTCCGCCCCATCATCGGCGAGGACCGGGACATCCCCGCGCCGGACGTGAATACCGGTCAGCGCGAGATGAACTGGATCAAAGACACCTACGAGACGCTCGAAAACACCACGGCTCCGGGCGTCATCACTGGCAAGGCGCTCGACTCCGGCGGCAGTGAGGGGCGCGTCGAAGCGACCGGTCGCTCGACCATGCTTACCGCTCGCGAGGCGTTCGACTACCTCGGCAAGGAGATGGAAGGTGCGAGCGTCGCCGTACAGGGCTACGGAAACGCCGGCTGGATCGCCGCGAAACTCCTCGAAAACCTCGGCGCGAAAATCGTCGCCGTTTCGGACTCCAGCGGCGCGATCTACAACGACGACGGGCTTCACGCCATCGACGTGAAAGACCACAAAAACGAGACCGGAAGCGTTTCGGGTTACGCCGGTGCGAGCGAGGAGATGAGCAACGAAGACCTGCTCACGCTCGACGTCGATCTGCTCGTGCCTGCGGCACTCGAAAACGCCATCGACGGCGACCTCGCGAAGGAGGTACAAGCGGATGTCGTCGTGGAGGCCGCAAACGGTCCACTCACCCCCGATGCCGACGACGTACTCACGGAGCGCGACGTGCACGTCTTTCCCGACATCCTCGCCAACGCGGGCGGCGTGACGGTGTCGTACTTCGAATGGGTGCAGAACCGCCAGCGCTTCTACTGGGACGAAGAGCGCGTCAACGACGAACTCGAAAGCATCATCGTCTCCTCGTTCGACGACCTGACCAACGCATACGAGGAACACGACCTGCCGAACTTCCGCACTGCGGCCTACGTCGTCGCCCTCCAGCGCGTCATCGACGCCTACGAGGAATCCGGCAACTGGCCGTAG
- a CDS encoding HpcH/HpaI aldolase/citrate lyase family protein, which yields MPRRSVMFTPGDRPEMMHKAPEAGADVIVFDLEDAVAPERKDEAREAIREVLTDPAFDPDCELCVRVNPAGVSADDDLRGIAAGADMLNSVMLPKTESADDVETLSRLLSEHDCSVPVLALVETARGVLNAAEIGAEPAADALVFGAEDLSADIGATRTDEGTEVLYAREHVVLAASATDVDAIDTVFTDFGDTDGLTEETEFAIELGYDGKMAIHPAQVSPINDAFTPDPERVEWAEKVLSAKSAADDDGRGVFRVDGEMIDAPLIAQAERILEYADVGLKQDQ from the coding sequence ATGCCACGACGAAGCGTTATGTTTACGCCGGGCGATCGCCCGGAGATGATGCACAAAGCGCCCGAAGCAGGGGCAGACGTAATCGTATTCGACTTAGAGGACGCGGTCGCACCGGAACGGAAAGACGAGGCACGCGAGGCGATTCGTGAGGTTCTCACCGACCCAGCGTTCGACCCCGATTGTGAACTGTGTGTTCGAGTCAATCCGGCAGGAGTCTCCGCCGACGACGACCTCCGAGGAATCGCGGCGGGGGCGGACATGCTCAACTCGGTGATGCTTCCGAAAACGGAATCCGCGGACGATGTTGAAACGCTCTCCCGCCTGCTCTCGGAGCACGACTGTTCGGTCCCAGTTCTCGCACTGGTCGAAACTGCACGGGGCGTACTCAACGCGGCCGAAATCGGCGCGGAACCGGCGGCGGACGCGCTCGTTTTCGGCGCCGAAGATCTCTCGGCGGATATCGGCGCAACCCGAACCGACGAGGGAACGGAAGTCCTCTACGCCCGCGAACACGTCGTGTTGGCCGCGAGCGCGACCGATGTGGATGCTATCGACACGGTGTTCACCGATTTCGGGGACACGGACGGGTTGACCGAAGAAACCGAGTTCGCTATCGAACTCGGCTACGACGGTAAGATGGCGATTCACCCGGCACAGGTATCGCCCATCAACGATGCCTTCACGCCGGACCCCGAACGCGTCGAATGGGCGGAGAAGGTGCTCTCGGCGAAGTCAGCGGCGGACGACGACGGACGCGGCGTTTTCCGAGTCGATGGGGAGATGATAGATGCGCCGCTCATCGCACAGGCAGAACGGATCCTGGAGTATGCGGATGTCGGTTTGAAGCAAGACCAGTGA
- a CDS encoding acyl-CoA carboxylase subunit beta, with product MKVRIGPGATEEEASAIASALAQHVGSEVNVYVGDADEPTVTWSESEEPPEDDFGPTERENKLWEEIEAIEAGGPEKYKERLAEKGKLFVRDRLDLWFGEDGLKFEDGRFAEFDAEDTLPADGLLTGAAEFEGRDVHFMANDFTVKAGSMAAKGVEKFLRMQQRALQSGNPVLYLMDSSGGRIDQQTGFFANREGIGKYYYNHSMLSGRVPQICVLYGPCIAGAAYTPVFADFTIMVEEMSAMAIASPRMVKMVTGEDISMQDLGGAKMHAEHSGSADLVARDEEHARELVADLITYLPNKAHEKPPRSEPKAPKKSPEGIDEVIPQSPNRAYDMTDVIERVVDADSYFELRPDYGGEIITAFARIDGRPVGIVANQPAQRSGAIFPDAAEKAAEFIWKCDAFEVSLLYLCDTPGFMAGSQVEKDAILEKGKKMIYATSSSTVPKQSVVVRKAYGAGIYAMSGPAYDPQSIIGLPSGEIGIMGPEAAINAVYANKLNAIEDEEERAQREQELREEYREDIDVHRMASEMVIDDIVPPSTLREELENRFEFYADMEKSLPDKKHGTIL from the coding sequence ATGAAAGTCCGCATCGGTCCGGGGGCAACCGAGGAGGAAGCCTCAGCCATCGCGAGCGCACTCGCTCAGCATGTCGGGAGCGAAGTAAACGTGTACGTCGGCGACGCAGACGAGCCGACCGTTACGTGGAGTGAATCCGAAGAACCGCCGGAGGACGATTTTGGACCCACGGAGCGCGAAAACAAACTATGGGAGGAAATCGAAGCCATCGAAGCAGGTGGCCCGGAAAAGTACAAAGAACGACTCGCCGAGAAGGGGAAACTGTTCGTCCGCGACCGACTCGACCTCTGGTTCGGTGAGGACGGTCTCAAGTTCGAGGACGGCCGATTCGCCGAGTTCGACGCCGAGGATACGCTTCCGGCGGATGGGCTCCTCACCGGTGCGGCTGAGTTCGAAGGCCGGGACGTTCACTTCATGGCGAACGACTTCACGGTCAAGGCAGGAAGCATGGCCGCGAAGGGCGTCGAGAAATTCCTTCGCATGCAACAGCGCGCTCTACAGAGCGGCAATCCCGTCCTCTACTTGATGGACTCCTCCGGGGGGCGGATCGACCAGCAGACCGGCTTCTTCGCCAACCGGGAAGGCATCGGCAAATACTACTACAACCACTCGATGCTCTCCGGACGCGTCCCACAGATCTGTGTCCTGTACGGACCGTGCATCGCGGGAGCGGCGTACACTCCCGTTTTCGCTGACTTCACGATCATGGTCGAGGAGATGTCCGCGATGGCAATCGCCTCCCCACGGATGGTGAAAATGGTCACCGGCGAAGACATCAGCATGCAGGACCTCGGAGGTGCGAAGATGCACGCCGAACACTCCGGCAGCGCCGACCTCGTCGCCCGCGACGAGGAACACGCCCGCGAACTCGTCGCCGACCTCATCACGTATCTCCCGAACAAGGCGCACGAGAAACCACCCCGAAGCGAACCGAAAGCGCCGAAAAAATCCCCCGAAGGCATCGACGAGGTCATCCCACAGAGTCCGAACCGGGCATACGACATGACCGACGTGATAGAGCGCGTGGTGGATGCGGATTCCTACTTCGAACTCCGTCCCGACTACGGCGGGGAAATCATCACCGCGTTCGCGCGAATCGACGGCCGACCGGTCGGAATCGTCGCGAATCAACCGGCACAGCGGTCGGGCGCCATTTTCCCCGACGCCGCGGAAAAGGCCGCAGAGTTCATCTGGAAATGCGATGCGTTCGAAGTTTCGCTGCTCTACCTCTGTGACACGCCGGGGTTCATGGCCGGGTCGCAGGTCGAGAAGGACGCCATTCTGGAGAAAGGCAAGAAGATGATTTATGCCACCTCCTCTTCGACCGTGCCAAAACAGTCCGTCGTCGTTCGGAAAGCCTACGGTGCGGGCATCTACGCCATGTCCGGGCCGGCGTACGACCCACAGAGCATCATCGGACTTCCGTCGGGTGAAATCGGGATCATGGGTCCCGAAGCCGCGATCAACGCGGTGTACGCGAACAAACTGAACGCCATCGAGGACGAAGAGGAACGCGCCCAACGTGAACAGGAACTTCGCGAGGAGTATCGCGAGGACATCGACGTTCACCGCATGGCGAGCGAGATGGTCATCGACGATATCGTTCCGCCGAGCACCCTGCGCGAAGAACTCGAAAACCGATTCGAGTTCTACGCGGACATGGAAAAGAGTCTGCCGGACAAAAAACACGGGACGATCCTGTAA